The nucleotide sequence GTAGGAAATCCGAGCGATCGAGTTAGCTATAGTCTTTCCTACGAAATTTGACACCCATTACCATGGTTGACGCCATGCAGGTGTTCACTATCAACGACAGATACAGCCACCTTTACCGAAGCTGTAACGATGGCCTTTTTTCTTCAAAATCCTTTCAATTTCAATGATTGAAATTTCAATAACTTCCAATTCCTCCCACTAACTCGATCCCGCGGGTTTCATGCCCCGTGTAACGCGAAACCTCTCAGGGTCCCCAGCGTGATTTCCTGTCATCGAGAGGCGGAGCAAGCGAAACTCGCTTGGTAGGCTGGAGCGCAAAGCGCCTGCCCACGACATCTAGCTGCTGACGTTAGCGTTACACGCACGGGCAGCGTTACATCCGATGTACGCGATGCCTCTCAACTGTGTAACAGGCGTGAAAGCCAATGAAACCGGGCGTTTGGTGAAGGGCGTTACACTCGTAACACCAGTTACACCAGTTTTGGAGGGGCTGGGTGTGTGCGCTCGTGCTGTCTTTCCAAATTGGTCCAACACCACATTGTTTGCCTCTAGTGAATCAAGATGGTCGGCATGATTTCTGATCACCAGGTGGTGAGGACAGCTGATATGCAATGCCACTGGCTCGAGGTAGATTGACTACCTGACAAAACGGCGAGAAACCATCATGGAAGACACCCCTTTGCTTGCGTCATTACTCAAGCGCATGAATGAAAACCAACTGGCGCTGGGGGCAGCTATCGAGGAGCTGTCAAACTGGGTTGAGCAAAGAGGATCTACGGAAGTGGCACAGAACATTCGAGGGGCACTGGATACCCTGGATGAAAATGCAGGATTCATCACCCTTGCGCTCGCCTCACTGGCGGCAGAAGGTCGAACGAAGAAGTAACGACTCACCTGGAAGGCACCACATCAGTAACCATTTGGTGTTGCTTTACCCTACGGGGATACCACGAAAAAAGTGGCCAGAAGGAAGCGCCGTGTATGCCCACGTGTATGCCTAACTGACTCGCTATCAAACGCACCCAACGAATACGGGGCTCTGACCCTCCAGTTCAAACGACGCCGGGCCGCCAAATGATTTCAGTATCATCGCTTTCATGATAAATCCTCGCAGCGATAAAAATGAATATCGAGATATCTAGATTTAATTCGATAAAAAATTACAAATCTTTCCCTATGATCTCGGCCAGCGCACTAATGGTTGCTTCATTGCGCTTGTAGTAAGTCCACTGACCGATGCGCCTGACCTCGACCAGGCCCGCTCGTTGTAGAGTTGCTAGATAACCAGACACCGTCGACTGCGACAGCCCGATACCTTCTTGGATACTACTGACACAGATCCCAACCGTGAGAACGTCACCTTCATCCTGCGCAGGGAAGTTCTTTGCTGGGTCCTTCAAGCCTTTCAAGATTTGAAGGCGTACCGGATTTGAGAGTGCTTTGAATATTTCGAGTAAGTCCATGAGTAGGTAATATCGAGATCTGGCGCTTTGAAGGTGGCCCACCGCAGGAATCGCAATTCAATTCGGTTCAGATAAGCCAGCTTGTACGATAGCTTATCTACCTCGTGTCGTTTATAGCCCTTCGTGTGAGCCAACTCGGCTTCAAACAAGACAATTTCTAGTTGCTCGTTCCTGTCGACGCAACACGCTTGAGTATATGCGCGAACCTGGTTGTATCGACGTTGCTCACACCATCCTTATGAAAATTCTGAATATGTGGACTGTGCTCGTGGTGTTTTTTACGTGCCTCAGTTGACGACCACTCCTCGACAAAGACAAAAAATCCGGGCTCTTTCTGATCTTCAAAAAGTCCATAACTGATATTGCCGTCTTCTTTTCGCGAGGGCTCCACGAGATCTGAAAGATCACGGCGCAACTGGTCTTCCCTACCTGGCTTGGCTTTAAGCCCGACAACGATAAATAATTCACTCATGCTTATCTTTTCCTTCAGAGTTGCGGCGGAAGCACTGGCTACCGCCGACGTGATCAGACGATAGCTGGACAGTTACTTTTTGGCCTGGTCACTGACTTTTTCGGGATTGAAGCCGTCGGAGTTGTCGAAGACACCCATGAACCCAGGGACAGTTGCCTCGCGTGCCCAGTCGCGCTGAAGCTCGCAGTACATTTGCACACGGCTGATGAGTTTCACGCCAGCCTGCTCCATGCGGCGCAGCGCTGCCTCGTGCGCGGCAACTGACGTGCCGCCGACCGCATCGACCGGTACGTATACTTCGTAGCCTTCCTGGATCGCATCCAGGGCAGGGAACGTTAGGCAGGCCTCGGTCCAGAGTGCGGTCATGATCAGCTTGCGGCGGCCCAGCGCTTTGACCGCCTGCTTGAACTCAGTGTCTTCCCAGCTGTTGATCGAAGTGCGGTCATAGGTCGGCAGGTGGCCAAGCACATCCTGCAATTCCTGAATCGGTGGCTTGTTGCGACCGGTCTGGACGTTGACGGTTGAGTGGATGATCGGCAGGTTGTAGTTAACAGCCGCCTTGGCAACGCTCGTGATATTGAAGATGAGTTCGTCTCGGGGCATTGAGCGGATCGAAGAGACCTGAACCGGCTGGTAGTCGATGATGATCAGCATCGAATTCTCTGGGGACAGCAGATGGTCGGTATGTGGGTTACGGATATTTTCGCTTGCCATTGAGTAGCTCCTTTTCTTTGGATGAGGTACGAGTAGCGACTTAAGCCGTCAGGAAACGGGCGTCACGGTCACTGTGTTGCTGATGCTTGGCGATATCGCTTCACTGGTGACAGACCCAGAGAGGCACATCCCCCTCGAAATGAAACGGTACGGTACCGTACCTTACACGAGACAAGGTAGCGTTATTTGTCACAAGCTGTGTCGCGGACCGAGGAACACCGGAATGGACATTGAACGTGTCAGGCATTACGTTCCGCTATTATGTCGACAGGATTTGCGCTGAGATCGACGTCGCCAAAGAAACGACTCTACCAACCGGCCTCCTTGCTGGCCGTTTGAGAGTGGCTGTCTGTGGCCATAATGGATATCTGTCCCGCTGGAATGGATTCCCGGAGACGCGTAGGCTGTGGTGAACTTAATCAAGCAGTACACTTGCACTATGGAAAGCTCCACCCCAAGACAGGCAGCAAAGCGTCAGAACATAATCGACGTGGCGACCGAAATGTTTCTCACGAACGGGTACTCTGGCGTGAGCGTCGACGGGATCGTGACAAATACCGGCGGATCGAAGCGCACGATCTATAGCTATTTCGGCGATAAGGAAGGACTTTTTTCAGCGACTATCGAGCATCTCTGTGCGGAGCACGTGAGTCCCCTCATGCACATGGATCTTAAGCAAGAGCCCTTGCACAAGGCCCTGTCGGTTATCGCCAACGTCTTCCTGGATGTGGTGTTATCGCCTCGCACCATCGCCCTGCACCGCATCATCGTCGCCGAGGCGCTACGTGCTCCTGAAGCGGCCAAGTCTTTCTTTGACGCAGCCCCTGCGACCGCCTATAAGTGCTTGGCCGAGTATTTTACCTGGGCTGAAGAAAACGGACTGATCAGGCCCGGAGATGCAAACGCGCGCGCTAAAATTTTCCTTGATGCGCTTACAGGCGACCTGCAACTGCGTTGCTTGCTTGGGTTTGCAAAGCCCCCTTCGAAATTAGAAAGGGATCACCTGATTGCAGAAGCTATATCTGTCTTCGTCATCGGATTGTCGCCCGTATAATTCAAAGCGCTCCAAACGCCCCAGGCTGAAGTCCAAGTAACCTAACGTATGCAACAGTCTTGGATGGACTTTTGCTGTCTGCTGAATAGGGTTGAGATAGCTGTTGAGTCGCGCCTACTTCCCTGACTCACTCGAAGGTCCGCTTTGGGTCCAGATTGTGTAAAAACGGGCTGGAAGCAGTTAACCAAACGCTATGCAAACAGGTTCCATCTCTACCAACGCATTTTCACAAGCACCTACAAGATCTCGCACGCAGTAAAGTCTCCATCCCTTACCCGATCCCCACTTGGCAGCGACCGTTTCAAGCGAAAACTCCTCCTGGGTTGCTCGAGCCCAATCATCGTGCCCGATCTCAGCGATCAGTTGCGCCTGGTAGACCTGTAAAAATGGAAGCAAGCTTTTCGCTTGTTCTACCTCTATGAGGACAAATTCCGCTGTATCGAGTTGCTGTTTAACATTCTCGACCAGTTCGTGAGCCTGCAATGGGAGTGCATCTAACACTGCCTCCAAGGCTGATCCTGACTTGTCGGCACTTTGGAACGTACCGCAAATGATGTTCCCTCCTGCCATATCCTTTCCCTGTCGTGACTTCGAAGCATAGATTAGGCACCTCGCGATCAAGTATCTATCGTCAACTCTTGGCTGATTTATGCCCGCCGTGAGCGACCCATTGGTCCCAGGCTTGGTGAAAAACTCCCCAAATTGTCTAACCTTCTGAACGCCGAGGTACTAACGGGGCGTTTGGCTCCGGACTTCAAGACCATTGCCGACTTTCGCAAAGACAACGGCAAAGCCATTCGCAGCGTATGCCGCCAGTTCGTAGTGCTTTCCGGCTCACCCTCCCAGGTGCCGTCTTAATGCGAGCCTTTCACATTGCAAGGATCGGTAGGCGTGAGTCCACGGCATTTTACGGAGCCCGGTCTTCAGTGCTTGGATCAGCATTTTGACTCCCATCTTCGCTGTGATGGCGCGGGTTACCAGTCCCTTAAAATTGAGGCTAGATTCTAGTAAATATCGCTCCGGTCGTTACACCTTCTCCCAGGAGCTTGAATCAGTTGGCCTTGAACCCCGGCAAGCCTTGAGATGCACGCCATTCCTTTACCGTTTGGGTGATGCCAGACGCTGAATCATCAGCGCCGTCTTCTGGGTAGAAAATCAAATCAGAACCAGCAGGGTGCTCGCTCACCTTTTCAAAGTGGAACACCAGCTTGTCCACTTCTGGTTCCGTGCCATCGTGACTAATAATCCGCTGTAGCAGGGCTACGAATTCGCTTTCGGTGTAATCGCTGAATGTATT is from Pseudomonas mucidolens and encodes:
- a CDS encoding TetR/AcrR family transcriptional regulator, with the translated sequence MESSTPRQAAKRQNIIDVATEMFLTNGYSGVSVDGIVTNTGGSKRTIYSYFGDKEGLFSATIEHLCAEHVSPLMHMDLKQEPLHKALSVIANVFLDVVLSPRTIALHRIIVAEALRAPEAAKSFFDAAPATAYKCLAEYFTWAEENGLIRPGDANARAKIFLDALTGDLQLRCLLGFAKPPSKLERDHLIAEAISVFVIGLSPV
- a CDS encoding hydrolase, translated to MASENIRNPHTDHLLSPENSMLIIIDYQPVQVSSIRSMPRDELIFNITSVAKAAVNYNLPIIHSTVNVQTGRNKPPIQELQDVLGHLPTYDRTSINSWEDTEFKQAVKALGRRKLIMTALWTEACLTFPALDAIQEGYEVYVPVDAVGGTSVAAHEAALRRMEQAGVKLISRVQMYCELQRDWAREATVPGFMGVFDNSDGFNPEKVSDQAKK
- a CDS encoding putative quinol monooxygenase; this encodes MSELFIVVGLKAKPGREDQLRRDLSDLVEPSRKEDGNISYGLFEDQKEPGFFVFVEEWSSTEARKKHHEHSPHIQNFHKDGVSNVDTTRFAHILKRVASTGTSN
- a CDS encoding ArsR/SmtB family transcription factor, which gives rise to MDLLEIFKALSNPVRLQILKGLKDPAKNFPAQDEGDVLTVGICVSSIQEGIGLSQSTVSGYLATLQRAGLVEVRRIGQWTYYKRNEATISALAEIIGKDL
- a CDS encoding bacteriocin immunity protein, encoding MKNTFSDYTESEFVALLQRIISHDGTEPEVDKLVFHFEKVSEHPAGSDLIFYPEDGADDSASGITQTVKEWRASQGLPGFKAN